The sequence TTCCAATCAATGCTCCAATGATGACACTTAATGCAGCCATACCAAGTGTTGCTGTGGTATCCATTCCTCTAGGGATTAGAATCAGCCGCATTTTATGTATTCCAAATGGAAGTCCGGAAAGAAATATCCACCAGAACAATTCTGTCTGTCCACTGACTTTCATGATGGTAAATACCATCCAGATCCAGAATAGCATAAATGCCAGTGGCAATATTGATTTTTTAATTACATCTTCTATCATCATCTTTTCATTCCTTCTGTCCAACTTTTCATATCATATTATTGTTTTTCTGCCCATGATGCTAGGAGCATAAATATCACTTCTTCCATCTGAGCTTTAGAATATGACTCAGGAAAATACTGTTTCAGCTTTTTCGCAGGAATCTGCACCTGTACTTTCTCAGTACTCTCATTCATACAGATCTGGTCAATCTCTGAATACGTCAACATCCGCTCTTTTGAAATCTGCTTCAATTCCTTTGCCTGCTTCATGGACGGTACCATATTGTGATTACTCATATAC comes from Coprococcus phoceensis and encodes:
- a CDS encoding DUF6050 family protein, translated to MMIEDVIKKSILPLAFMLFWIWMVFTIMKVSGQTELFWWIFLSGLPFGIHKMRLILIPRGMDTTATLGMAALSVIIGALIGSIMIPVYVIRAIYVFIRYVIGK